In Phlebotomus papatasi isolate M1 chromosome 1, Ppap_2.1, whole genome shotgun sequence, the following proteins share a genomic window:
- the LOC129799459 gene encoding casein kinase II subunit alpha: MTLPSTARVYADVNSHKPREYWDYENYGVDWANQDDYQLVRKLGRGKYSEVFEAYNVTNNEKCVVKILKPVKKKKIKREIKILENLRGGTNIITLLAVVKDPVSRTPALIFEHVNNTDFKQLYQTLTDYDIRFYLYELLKALDYCHSMGIMHRDVKPHNVMIDHENRKLRLIDWGLAEFYHPGQEYNVRVASRYFKGPELLVDYQMYDYSLDMWSLGCMLASMIFRKEPFFHGHDNYDQLVRIAKVLGTEELYAYLDKYNIELDPRFNDILSRHSRKRWERFVHSDNQHLVSPEALDFLDKLLRYDHYDRLTARAAMEHAYFLPIINGQMPPSKGSNQ, translated from the coding sequence ATGACATTGCCCAGCACAGCACGAGTCTATGCGGATGTGAATTCTCATAAACCGCGTGAATATTGGGACTATGAGAACTATGGAGTGGACTGGGCGAATCAGGATGATTACCAATTAGTGAGAAAATTAGGCCGGGGTAAATACAGTGAAGTATTTGAAGCATATAATGTGACCAACAACGAAAAATGCGTGGTGAAGATATTGAAGCCAgtcaaaaagaagaaaattaaacgtgaaattaaaatattggagAATCTCCGCGGGGGCACCAATATTATAACATTACTGGCAGTGGTAAAAGATCCTGTGTCCCGAACACCAGCTCTTATCTTTGAGCACGTCAACAATACAGACTTCAAGCAGCTGTACCAGACCCTCACGGACTATGACATCCGCTTCTATCTGTATGAGCTCCTGAAGGCACTTGACTACTGCCACAGCATGGGTATCATGCACCGTGATGTGAAGCCCCACAATGTGATGATTGATCATGAAAACAGGAAGCTCCGCCTGATCGACTGGGGCTTGGCGGAATTTTACCATCCGGGGCAGGAGTACAATGTTCGTGTGGCCAGTCGTTACTTTAAGGGGCCCGAACTCCTTGTGGACTACCAAATGTACGACTATTCGCTGGATATGTGGTCTCTGGGTTGCATGTTGGCCTCAATGATATTCCGGAAAGAGCCCTTCTTCCACGGCCACGACAATTATGACCAGCTTGTGCGCATCGCCAAGGTTCTCGGCACAGAGGAGTTGTACGCCTATCTAGATAAGTACAACATCGAACTAGATCCTCGATTTAATGATATCCTCTCGCGGCACTCGCGTAAACGATGGGAGCGTTTTGTTCACTCGGACAATCAGCATCTTGTGTCACCAGAGGCGCTTGATTTCCTGGACAAACTGTTGCGCTATGACCACTATGATCGTTTGACTGCACGCGCCGCCATGGAACATGCCTACTTTTTGCCCATCATCAACGGACAGATGCCGCCGTCCAAGGGAAGCAATCAATAA
- the LOC129799460 gene encoding uncharacterized protein LOC129799460, with product MRKPKSFSLERATVTAEDLTEWFQNCLGYFTEHNLLSISPDRVFNCNESAFFLTPEDGNVLSRRGSRVVPSLKNSGPKQCITVLFMVSATGELAPPMAVHKTDITPKIAIHNAEGWKMGTSPQSGWMDGPLFYAGLYFPKIVFQHSEESIINNQHDQATDNNPSNDPVIPGNQLSATSETLDPPETQPIFDTLKQCYFWPGEIPKRRQKKRVKASNVKHQYIVSSEEIIAEQEEKLRQDLQKKKEIAERKLTRERNKKIRAEEKEIKLKEKHMVKEKAQMPIEAEKKKRGRKSAKKTEEKSKN from the coding sequence atgcgcaagccaaaatccttctcattggaaagagctactgttactgctgaagatctcacggaatggtttcagaattgtcttggatatttcacagaacacaaccttctgagcatttcaccagaccgtgtttttaattgcaacgaaagtgccttctttttgacaccggaagatggaaatgtcctgtccaggagaggttcacgtgtagttccatctcttaaaaattcaggaccgaagcaatgtatcacagtactcttcatggtgtcagctactggcgaacttgctcctccaatggctgttcataaaactgacattactccaaaaattgccattcacaacgcagaaggatggaaaatgggaacgtcaccacagagtggctggatggatgggccacttttctatgctggtctttatttcccgaaaattgttttccaacattcagaggagtccattatcaataaccagcacgatcaggccaccgacaataatccttcaaatgatccagtcatccctgggaaccaactctctgcaacttctgagactctcgATCCTCCTGaaactcaaccgatcttcgacacactaaaacaatgctatttctggccaggagaaattccaaaacgtcgtcagaagaagagggtcaaagccagcaatgtgaaacaccagtatattgtatcttccgaggaaattatcgcggaacaggaggaaaaattgaggcaggatttacaaaaaaagaaagaaattgctgaacggaagttgaccagagagaggaacaaaaaaataagggcagaagaaaaggagataaaactaaaggagaaacacatggtaaaggaaaaggctcaaatgccaattgaagctgaaaagaaaaaacgtggaaggaagtcagccaagaaaaccgaggaaaaatcaaagaattga